A region from the Vicia villosa cultivar HV-30 ecotype Madison, WI unplaced genomic scaffold, Vvil1.0 ctg.000175F_1_1, whole genome shotgun sequence genome encodes:
- the LOC131624954 gene encoding uncharacterized protein LOC131624954 — MDESVFGIEFKSHITIDDLQEIFDQDQLGVSNMQSYIRLLYDRVLRGTALSNRFRFVSSAHCSGMEIVSDPESVRQRLVDRFMSTGNTECLHLWAYNTRPVGAHWLLLAINPIREVVYYLNSVKGEWTNYPAMKEIVDLSIQVFRSQRDAQVSRTKSNNITWIEVQCPIQRNSSDCGYFVLRFMKEIIQANQLEIPPTYLDEFRAAGYSKLKLEEIKEELCQFYIKQFFMQI, encoded by the exons atggatgaaagtgtcttcggtattgagttcaagtcacatattacaattgacgacttgcaagagatttttgaccaggatcaactaggcgtcagtaatatgcaatcatacatccg gttgttgtatgacagagtgttgcgcgggactgcattgtctaacagattccggttcgtgtcttccgcccattgcagcggaatggaaattgtttcggatccggaatctgttagacagcgcttagtcgatagattcatgtccaccggcaatacagaatgtctgcatctttgggcgtataatacccgaccagtagg agcacactggttgctgcttgctatcaacccgataagggaagtcgtgtattatctgaattcggtaaagggtgaatggaccaattatccggccatgaaggaaatcgttgattt atcaatacaagtattccgtagtcaacgggacgcacaggtatcccggactaaatcaaacaacatcacctggatcgaagtgcag tgtccgatacagcgtaacagttcagactgcggatactttgtattgaggtttatgaaagaaatcattcaggcgaatcaattagagattcctcccacg taccttgacgaattccgtgctgctgggtactcgaagctaaagttagaagaaatcaaagaggaattgtgtcaattttatattaagcaatttttcatgcagatttga
- the LOC131624936 gene encoding uncharacterized protein LOC131624936 → MLLLPIVMLIVNYALMNPNQSIKASFVNQTKQMNAEYHVRVNTSLVATKFLLRCGMPFRGSDESLNSLFKGPFLELVDTLKEINPEIANVINCALGNNLMIAPKIQKDLAAACACEITQQIICDIADDVFCVLIDESGDVAGKEQMAVVIRYVDNEGLVKERFLGIVSVKETSAKSLKEALEKFLSINGLSISSIRGQGYDRASNMRGKFGGLRTLIQNENPSAYYVHCFAHQLQLTLVACAKTHKDVSGFFGKVNMLVNFIRSSNKRQELLWDKQVAQFAKLIEEGQIETGSGLNQESSIARAGDTRWGSHFRTLTSLMTLYGAIIGVLEEVGNDTSFKKYGETMLLLDVLQSFDFIFMLYMMVEILGFTNDLSVALQKLDQDLLNALSLVNATKQ, encoded by the coding sequence ATGCTACTTCTTCCAATAGTCATGTTGATTGTTAATTATGCTCTCATGAATCCAAACCAAAGTATTAAGGCCTCGTTTGTTAATCAAACTAAGCAAATGAATGCCGAATATCATGTTCGTGTAAACACATCCCTTGTAGCTACTAAGTTTCTTTTGAGGTGTGGCATGCCATTTAGAGGGAGTGACGAGTCTCTTAACTCTTTATTTAAGGGGCCATTTCTTGAGTTGGTGGATACTTTAAAGGAAATTAACCCGGAGATAGCTAATGTAATTAATTGTGCTCTGGGAAATAACCTTATGATTGCCCCTAAGATTCAAAAGGATCTTGCCGCTGCTTGTGCATGTGAAATAACTCAACAAATTATATGTGATATTGCGGATGATGTGTTTTGTGTTTTGATCGATGAATCTGGTGATGTTGCTGGTAAAGAACAAATGGCTGTTGTTATTCGCTATGTTGATAATGAAGGTTTGGTAAAAGAAAGGTTTCTTGGCATTGTAAGTGTTAAAGAAACAAGTGCTAAGTCACTTAAGGAGGCACTTGAGAAGTTTTTGTCTATTAATGGCTTGAGTATATCTAGCATTAGGGGACAAGGGTATGACAGGGCTAGCAATATGAGAGGTAAGTTTGGTGGTTTGAGAACTTTAATCCAAAATGAGAACCCATCTGCTTATTATGTGCATTGTTTCGCCCATCAACTTCAATTGACACTTGTTGCATGTGCTAAGACTCACAAAGATGTTAGTGGTTTTTTTGGTAAGGTCAATATGCTTGTTAATTTCATTCGATCTTCTAATAAGAGACAAGAATTACTTTGGGACAAACAAGTAGCTCAGTTTGCTAAATTGATTGAAGAGGGCCAAATAGAAACTGGTAGTGGGTTAAACCAAGAATCATCTATTGCTAGAGCGGGTGACACTCGTTGGGGTTCCCACTTTAGGACTCTCACTAGTTTGATGACTTTGTATGGTGCCATTATTGGGGTACTTGAAGAAGTTGGAAATGATACGTCATTTAAAAAATATGGTGAAACTATGCTTTTGTTAGATGTGCttcaatcatttgattttatcttcATGTTATATATGATGGTTGAGATTTTAGGATTTACAAATGATTTGAGTGTAGCGTTACAAAAGCTTGATCAAGATCTTTTGAATGCTTTGTCACTTGTCAATGCTACCAAACAATAA
- the LOC131624937 gene encoding uncharacterized protein LOC131624937, with protein MRNDGWEELISKVMEICNKLDIDVPDMDASYVQGKTPRRHATTSSVSNLHHYKHDCLFNVLDLQLHELNARFDEENTELLECVSCLSPSSLFVAFDVKKLLRIVELYPNDFVDVSEVVMRHLLQNYVRNV; from the coding sequence ATGAGGAATGATGGATGGGAAGAGCTTATATCTAAGGTTATGGAAATTTGCAATAAGCTTGACATTGATGTGCCTGACATGGATGCATCATATGTGCAAGGGAAGACACCTAGGCGACATGCTACAACTTCTAGTGTTTCTAATTTGCATCATTATAAGCATGATTGTTTGTTTAATGTTTTAGATTTGCAGTTGCACGAGCTCAATGCTAGGTTTGATGAAGAGAATACTGAACTTTTAGAATGTGTTTCATGTTTGAGTCCTTCATCGTTATTTGTAGCTTTTGATGTGAAAAAGTTATTAAGGATAGTTGAACTTTATCCAAATGATTTTGTGGATGTGTCGGAAGTGGTGATGCGACATCTACTTCAAAATTATGTTAGAAATGTTTGA
- the LOC131624939 gene encoding uncharacterized protein LOC131624939, whose amino-acid sequence MYIESADASLNSFAIYFGDASSKLFVLSTKVVVSNDTKHDEVKDDVKPDEVNDDVKPDQVKDDVRPVDVEIDVGQQFTNEKLFTVREHILEWVCMVVGNLGFNTVIGRSDNDDTWKFNVISDLHNHALQSKLAGHPIVRRLKPEEKEIVSDMSLVSVAPKNILAYLKRKRPVSVSNIKQVYNARYLNNTAIRGPRSKMQQLLKLLDDNHYVSRYTVCEDKVCKIQSNPSLV is encoded by the exons atgtacattgAGTCTgcagatgcatctctgaattcaTTTGCtatatatttcggagatgcatcttcgaaattgTTTGTTCTT AGCACCAAAGTTGTTGTAAGTAATGATACAAAACATGATGAAGTGAAGGATGATGTTAAACCGGATGAGGTGAATGACGATGTTAAACCGGATCAGGTGAAAGACGATGTTAGACCTGTTGATGTCGAGATAGATGTTGgtcaacaatttacaaatgaaaaATTGTTTACTGTTCGTGAACATATCCTCGAATGGGTCTGCATGGTGGTTGGGAATTTGGGGTTTAACACTGTAATAGGAAGGTCCGACAATG ATGATACATGGAAATTTAATGTGATTTCTGATTTACATAATCATGCATTACAATCCAAGTTAGCTGGTCATCCCATCGTACGTCGCCTTAAACCAGAGGAGAAAgaaattgtttcagacatgtctTTAGTTAGTGTGGCGCCTAAAAACATACTTGCATATTTGAAACGGAAAAGACCTGtaagtgtttcaaatatcaagcaggtATACAATGCGCGTTATCTAAACAATACGGCGATAAGAGGTCCAAGATccaaaatgcaacaacttttgaagctTTTGGATGACAACCATTATGTTTCTAGGTACACAGTTTGTGAGGATAAAGTCTGTAAGATCCAAAGTAATCCAAGCCTTGTATAA